A stretch of Henckelia pumila isolate YLH828 chromosome 4, ASM3356847v2, whole genome shotgun sequence DNA encodes these proteins:
- the LOC140866075 gene encoding sister chromatid cohesion 1 protein 1 isoform X3, with translation MFYSHQLLARKAPLGQIWMAATMHAKINRRKLDKLNIIKICEEILNPSVPMALRLSGILMGGVVIVYERKVKLLYDDVTRLLMEINEAWKIRSAPSDPTKLPKGKTQAKYEAVTLPENHEIDMGEIEHLLPQSNGTIVMDFQQSYIVMSLDNVDDPYNNQNPGDFTNQNHHQADAANITLCEKYDSHRADTYTFNGFERFDIGGDEETQLNFTPPEHAEIPNSLMPSPPLPEEPLKSDENLQHPKEQANQQNSDESKQIIKAQVKRKPAQRRAKKTAALLMDYDQTIIPGHIYQTWLQNSSSIISGRTRKRKPPLNPVATMKTSTLMDLPSIVLVEGLFTNGNRKVHYPTPLLELWIKSTQPPLDSPSGLTSHHRPPEPSSSSPTERLFMEPLADPFQLPQGGWDSQSMNISIEKQRANAFDNGLPPEIITEEHRSNLKINGVKDAHGVMTTPGNSGDDIRSIPSSGSGHGFFSHNSDGNSGRSGKKRPYSASKNNENGLEPVAEEFSWHHPDPNFKLARLSEYGLTPDLMVETGPTTQTQKPPIIYQPQDHITDSIRMHLKTHFETPGTAKTESLNHLAFGMNKKRASCLFYQTCGYVNTMHLSSYVHLFLWQFLLQETT, from the exons CGAAGAGATTTTAAACCCCTCAGTTCCTATGGCTCTAAGACTTTCTGGAATTCTGATGg GAGGAGTGGTAATTGTTTACGAAAGAAAAGTAAAACTCCTGTATG ATGATGTCACCCGCCTGCTG ATGGAAATTAACGAGGCATGGAAGATAAGATCAGCTCCATCAGATCCAACAAAACTTCCTAAAGGCAAAACTCAAGCCAA GTATGAGGCGGTTACTTTGCCCGAGAATCATGAAATAGACATGGGAGAGATTGAACATCTGCTTCCACAATCTAATGGAACCATTGTTATGGACTTTCAGCAGAGCTACATCGTCATG AGCTTAGACAATGTGGATGATCCTTATAATAATCAAAATCCAGGGGATTTCACGAACCAGAATCACCATCAAG CTGATGCTGCTAATATTACCTTATGTGAAAAATATGATTCACATCGGGCAGATACATACACGTTCAATGGCTTCGAAAG GTTCGATATTGGAGGGGACGAAGAGACGCAATTGAATTTCACTCCACCAGAGCATGCTGAAATCCCAAATAGTCTCATGCCATCACCACCTCTCCCAGAGGAGCCTCTAAAAT CTGATGAAAACCTTCAACATCCTAAGGAACAAGCTAATCAGCAGAATTCTGATGAAAGCAAGCAAATTATTAAG GCTCAAGTGAAAAGAAAGCCTGCTCAAAGAAGAGCTAAAAAGACTGCAGCTCTACTGATGGACTATGATCAAACCATCATTCCGGgtcacatatatcaaacttggCTTCAGAACTCTTCTAGTATTATATCAGGACGAACAAGGAAGCGAAAG CCTCCCTTGAATCCCGTGGCTACAATGAAGACATCCACTCTCATGGACCTTCCATCAATTGTGCTGGTGGAAGGATTGTTCACAAATGGAAACAGAAAAGTTCATTATCCAACACCCCTTTTGGAATTGTGGATCAAGAGTACTCAACCTCCATTAGATTCACCTTCTG GTCTAACCTCTCATCACCGTCCACCAGAACCATCATCCTCATCTCCAACTGAAAGGCTATTTATGGAACCTCTAGCAGAC CCATTTCAGCTACCTCAAGGAGGATGGGACTCCCAGTCAATGAACATTTCCATCGAGAAACAAAGAGCAAATGCGTTTGATAATGGACTGCCACCAGAAATAATAACGGAGGAACACAGAAGCAACCTTAAAATCAATGGAGTAAAAGATGCCCATGGAGTAATGACCACCCCTGGAAATTCTG GGGATGACATAAGGTCAATTCCCAGTTCGGGATCCGGACATGGTTTCTTTTCACACAATTCAGATGGCAATTCAGGAAG GTCAGGCAAGAAAAGGCCATACTCCGCTTCTAAAAACAATGAAAATGGCCTCGAACCAGTGGCTGAGGAGTTTTCATGGCATCATCCTGATCCAAACTTCAAGTTGGCTAGACTTTCTGAATATGGATTAACACCAG ATCTTATGGTAGAAACTGGACCGACGACACAAACCCAAAAACCTCCAATTATTTATCAGCCGCAAGATCATATAACAGATTCCATCAGAAT GCATCTGAAGACTCATTTTGAGACACCTGGAACAGCCAAAACTGAATCTCTAAACCATTTAGCTTTTGGAATGAACAAAAAGAGAGCATCATGTCTTTTCTATCAGACTTGCG GCTACGTAAATACAATGCATCTGTCGTCATATGTTCACCTATTTCTGTGGCAGTTCTTGCTACAAGAAACTACATAA
- the LOC140866075 gene encoding sister chromatid cohesion 1 protein 1 isoform X1 produces the protein MFYSHQLLARKAPLGQIWMAATMHAKINRRKLDKLNIIKICEEILNPSVPMALRLSGILMGGVVIVYERKVKLLYDDVTRLLMEINEAWKIRSAPSDPTKLPKGKTQAKYEAVTLPENHEIDMGEIEHLLPQSNGTIVMDFQQSYIVMSLDNVDDPYNNQNPGDFTNQNHHQADAANITLCEKYDSHRADTYTFNGFERFDIGGDEETQLNFTPPEHAEIPNSLMPSPPLPEEPLKSDENLQHPKEQANQQNSDESKQIIKAQVKRKPAQRRAKKTAALLMDYDQTIIPGHIYQTWLQNSSSIISGRTRKRKPPLNPVATMKTSTLMDLPSIVLVEGLFTNGNRKVHYPTPLLELWIKSTQPPLDSPSGLTSHHRPPEPSSSSPTERLFMEPLADPFQLPQGGWDSQSMNISIEKQRANAFDNGLPPEIITEEHRSNLKINGVKDAHGVMTTPGNSGDDIRSIPSSGSGHGFFSHNSDGNSGRSGKKRPYSASKNNENGLEPVAEEFSWHHPDPNFKLARLSEYGLTPDLMVETGPTTQTQKPPIIYQPQDHITDSIRMHLKTHFETPGTAKTESLNHLAFGMNKKRASCLFYQTCGRLRKYNASVVICSPISVAVLATRNYIRVQQKNPYGGILISRGAKM, from the exons CGAAGAGATTTTAAACCCCTCAGTTCCTATGGCTCTAAGACTTTCTGGAATTCTGATGg GAGGAGTGGTAATTGTTTACGAAAGAAAAGTAAAACTCCTGTATG ATGATGTCACCCGCCTGCTG ATGGAAATTAACGAGGCATGGAAGATAAGATCAGCTCCATCAGATCCAACAAAACTTCCTAAAGGCAAAACTCAAGCCAA GTATGAGGCGGTTACTTTGCCCGAGAATCATGAAATAGACATGGGAGAGATTGAACATCTGCTTCCACAATCTAATGGAACCATTGTTATGGACTTTCAGCAGAGCTACATCGTCATG AGCTTAGACAATGTGGATGATCCTTATAATAATCAAAATCCAGGGGATTTCACGAACCAGAATCACCATCAAG CTGATGCTGCTAATATTACCTTATGTGAAAAATATGATTCACATCGGGCAGATACATACACGTTCAATGGCTTCGAAAG GTTCGATATTGGAGGGGACGAAGAGACGCAATTGAATTTCACTCCACCAGAGCATGCTGAAATCCCAAATAGTCTCATGCCATCACCACCTCTCCCAGAGGAGCCTCTAAAAT CTGATGAAAACCTTCAACATCCTAAGGAACAAGCTAATCAGCAGAATTCTGATGAAAGCAAGCAAATTATTAAG GCTCAAGTGAAAAGAAAGCCTGCTCAAAGAAGAGCTAAAAAGACTGCAGCTCTACTGATGGACTATGATCAAACCATCATTCCGGgtcacatatatcaaacttggCTTCAGAACTCTTCTAGTATTATATCAGGACGAACAAGGAAGCGAAAG CCTCCCTTGAATCCCGTGGCTACAATGAAGACATCCACTCTCATGGACCTTCCATCAATTGTGCTGGTGGAAGGATTGTTCACAAATGGAAACAGAAAAGTTCATTATCCAACACCCCTTTTGGAATTGTGGATCAAGAGTACTCAACCTCCATTAGATTCACCTTCTG GTCTAACCTCTCATCACCGTCCACCAGAACCATCATCCTCATCTCCAACTGAAAGGCTATTTATGGAACCTCTAGCAGAC CCATTTCAGCTACCTCAAGGAGGATGGGACTCCCAGTCAATGAACATTTCCATCGAGAAACAAAGAGCAAATGCGTTTGATAATGGACTGCCACCAGAAATAATAACGGAGGAACACAGAAGCAACCTTAAAATCAATGGAGTAAAAGATGCCCATGGAGTAATGACCACCCCTGGAAATTCTG GGGATGACATAAGGTCAATTCCCAGTTCGGGATCCGGACATGGTTTCTTTTCACACAATTCAGATGGCAATTCAGGAAG GTCAGGCAAGAAAAGGCCATACTCCGCTTCTAAAAACAATGAAAATGGCCTCGAACCAGTGGCTGAGGAGTTTTCATGGCATCATCCTGATCCAAACTTCAAGTTGGCTAGACTTTCTGAATATGGATTAACACCAG ATCTTATGGTAGAAACTGGACCGACGACACAAACCCAAAAACCTCCAATTATTTATCAGCCGCAAGATCATATAACAGATTCCATCAGAAT GCATCTGAAGACTCATTTTGAGACACCTGGAACAGCCAAAACTGAATCTCTAAACCATTTAGCTTTTGGAATGAACAAAAAGAGAGCATCATGTCTTTTCTATCAGACTTGCG gaaGGCTACGTAAATACAATGCATCTGTCGTCATATGTTCACCTATTTCTGTGGCAGTTCTTGCTACAAGAAACTACATAAGAGTGCAGCAAAAAAATCCATATGGTGGCATTCTGATCTCCAGGGGAGCCAAGATGTAA
- the LOC140866075 gene encoding sister chromatid cohesion 1 protein 1 isoform X2 codes for MFYSHQLLARKAPLGQIWMAATMHAKINRRKLDKLNIIKICEEILNPSVPMALRLSGILMGGVVIVYERKVKLLYDDVTRLLMEINEAWKIRSAPSDPTKLPKGKTQAKYEAVTLPENHEIDMGEIEHLLPQSNGTIVMDFQQSYIVMSLDNVDDPYNNQNPGDFTNQNHHQADAANITLCEKYDSHRADTYTFNGFERFDIGGDEETQLNFTPPEHAEIPNSLMPSPPLPEEPLKSDENLQHPKEQANQQNSDESKQIIKAQVKRKPAQRRAKKTAALLMDYDQTIIPGHIYQTWLQNSSSIISGRTRKRKPPLNPVATMKTSTLMDLPSIVLVEGLFTNGNRKVHYPTPLLELWIKSTQPPLDSPSGLTSHHRPPEPSSSSPTERLFMEPLADPFQLPQGGWDSQSMNISIEKQRANAFDNGLPPEIITEEHRSNLKINGVKDAHGVMTTPGNSGDDIRSIPSSGSGHGFFSHNSDGNSGRSGKKRPYSASKNNENGLEPVAEEFSWHHPDPNFKLARLSEYGLTPDLMVETGPTTQTQKPPIIYQPQDHITDSIRMHLKTHFETPGTAKTESLNHLAFGMNKKRASCLFYQTCVLATRNYIRVQQKNPYGGILISRGAKM; via the exons CGAAGAGATTTTAAACCCCTCAGTTCCTATGGCTCTAAGACTTTCTGGAATTCTGATGg GAGGAGTGGTAATTGTTTACGAAAGAAAAGTAAAACTCCTGTATG ATGATGTCACCCGCCTGCTG ATGGAAATTAACGAGGCATGGAAGATAAGATCAGCTCCATCAGATCCAACAAAACTTCCTAAAGGCAAAACTCAAGCCAA GTATGAGGCGGTTACTTTGCCCGAGAATCATGAAATAGACATGGGAGAGATTGAACATCTGCTTCCACAATCTAATGGAACCATTGTTATGGACTTTCAGCAGAGCTACATCGTCATG AGCTTAGACAATGTGGATGATCCTTATAATAATCAAAATCCAGGGGATTTCACGAACCAGAATCACCATCAAG CTGATGCTGCTAATATTACCTTATGTGAAAAATATGATTCACATCGGGCAGATACATACACGTTCAATGGCTTCGAAAG GTTCGATATTGGAGGGGACGAAGAGACGCAATTGAATTTCACTCCACCAGAGCATGCTGAAATCCCAAATAGTCTCATGCCATCACCACCTCTCCCAGAGGAGCCTCTAAAAT CTGATGAAAACCTTCAACATCCTAAGGAACAAGCTAATCAGCAGAATTCTGATGAAAGCAAGCAAATTATTAAG GCTCAAGTGAAAAGAAAGCCTGCTCAAAGAAGAGCTAAAAAGACTGCAGCTCTACTGATGGACTATGATCAAACCATCATTCCGGgtcacatatatcaaacttggCTTCAGAACTCTTCTAGTATTATATCAGGACGAACAAGGAAGCGAAAG CCTCCCTTGAATCCCGTGGCTACAATGAAGACATCCACTCTCATGGACCTTCCATCAATTGTGCTGGTGGAAGGATTGTTCACAAATGGAAACAGAAAAGTTCATTATCCAACACCCCTTTTGGAATTGTGGATCAAGAGTACTCAACCTCCATTAGATTCACCTTCTG GTCTAACCTCTCATCACCGTCCACCAGAACCATCATCCTCATCTCCAACTGAAAGGCTATTTATGGAACCTCTAGCAGAC CCATTTCAGCTACCTCAAGGAGGATGGGACTCCCAGTCAATGAACATTTCCATCGAGAAACAAAGAGCAAATGCGTTTGATAATGGACTGCCACCAGAAATAATAACGGAGGAACACAGAAGCAACCTTAAAATCAATGGAGTAAAAGATGCCCATGGAGTAATGACCACCCCTGGAAATTCTG GGGATGACATAAGGTCAATTCCCAGTTCGGGATCCGGACATGGTTTCTTTTCACACAATTCAGATGGCAATTCAGGAAG GTCAGGCAAGAAAAGGCCATACTCCGCTTCTAAAAACAATGAAAATGGCCTCGAACCAGTGGCTGAGGAGTTTTCATGGCATCATCCTGATCCAAACTTCAAGTTGGCTAGACTTTCTGAATATGGATTAACACCAG ATCTTATGGTAGAAACTGGACCGACGACACAAACCCAAAAACCTCCAATTATTTATCAGCCGCAAGATCATATAACAGATTCCATCAGAAT GCATCTGAAGACTCATTTTGAGACACCTGGAACAGCCAAAACTGAATCTCTAAACCATTTAGCTTTTGGAATGAACAAAAAGAGAGCATCATGTCTTTTCTATCAGACTTGCG TTCTTGCTACAAGAAACTACATAAGAGTGCAGCAAAAAAATCCATATGGTGGCATTCTGATCTCCAGGGGAGCCAAGATGTAA